In the genome of Flavobacterium sp. TR2, the window GTTGGTAATTCGAACTTGCAGACAGGACAGGATGTGTAATTGTTATACCGCGCATACATGCACGCTATTACAATTACCTTGGTCAGGGCTTCGCCCCGACACCCCATGTCAGATACGGAGCCATGTTTTATGACAAAACGAAGTGGAAGTAATACGCGCAGGCGGGCTATCAGTCGCCCTGTTCGTCTGACGGCAGAAGAAGACCAGGAAATCAGAAAAAGGGCTGCTGAATGCGGCAAGACCGTTTCTGGTTTTTTACGGGCGGCAGCTCTCGGTAAGAAAGTTAACTCACTGACTGATGACCGGGTGCTGAAAGAAGTTATGCGACTGGGGGCGTTGCAGAAAAAACTCTTTATCGACGGCAAGCGTGTCGGGGACAGGGAGTATGCGGAGGTGCTGATCGCTATTACGGAGTATCACCGTGCCCTGTTATCCAGGCTTATGGCAGATTAGCTTCCCGGAGAGAAACTGTCGAAAACAGACGGTATGAACGCCGTAAGCCCCCAAACCGATCGCCATTCACTTTCATGCATAGCTATGCAGTGAGCTGAAAGCGATCCTGACGCATTTTTCCGGTTTATCCCGGGGAAAACATCTCTTTTTGCGGTGTCTGCGTCAGAATCGCGTTCAGCGCGTTTTGGCGGTGCGCGTAATGAGACGTTATGGTAAATGGTGTCAGGTAACGGTTGTAAAAGCCCCGAAGTATGGGGCTGGTGTGCTTGTGTGTTATTTGTTTTTTTTATTTGTGTTTTTGTCTGTGTTATTTTTTTGTTCCATATATAAAACCACCTATCGCTCCAACTAATGTTGTCATTAGTGCCATCAGGTTATTTGCAAAATCTGGTAGTTCTCTATCTTTTATTCCGAAATAAACGATTAACATAAAAATTGATAAAACTATTAAAAATATAAAGGCCATGGAGCAAAGCCTTATAAGACCTTCGCTTTCAGCCTTTATTTCTTTTTCTGTTTTCGGTCTGTGGTTTTTTATCATTTCCTCTATTTGAGATCTTAAAATGAATCCAGGCTGTGAGTTTGTGTCACTTCCTGATTTCGCATTATTTATATTGCTACTTGTTTTTGAGAATGATGGTTCTACACGAATGTATTCAATCGCATCTGTTTTTGGTTTGAAAAATTTCATAATCCACTCACATCCTCAACATGCTTGGAGTTATAAGCAATGGATTTTTCTTTAAATAGGGCTAAGGTTAACCCTTCTTCAAGTGGTGTGTTATTATCGGTTGAGTT includes:
- the mobA gene encoding plasmid mobilization protein MobA codes for the protein MTKRSGSNTRRRAISRPVRLTAEEDQEIRKRAAECGKTVSGFLRAAALGKKVNSLTDDRVLKEVMRLGALQKKLFIDGKRVGDREYAEVLIAITEYHRALLSRLMAD